The window GGATGACGCAACCAAAAGAGCAAGGGCCATGACTTGAGGGCAGCCTCTGCCGAGGAGGGCTGTGGAGTAACTCTGTCCTCTTACAGACAACTTTTTCTAGGGAATCTAGACTATTGTGACTGTTTTTAAAAGTCTGCAAGTGGTTCAaacttccccccgcccccaaatgACAGGCTaagaaaatagattcaagggccacaattgcccccctccccccaaccacaGGACCAAGAGTTTGAGACCTGGACTCTCCCGAAggaaataaggaaacagaggctccaGCCGTTTTGGAGCTGGTCCCAGGCTCACCCAGCCCCGCTGGGGTGCTCACCACTTCGGGGGGTGGAGGCAGCAGTGGGGTGGCTCCATTCGCTCCAGATCCCGGCCTTCTTGGAGCCGTAGATGCCGAAGGGGTTGCAGCGCACTTGCACGAAGTAGACGGTGCCCGGCTTCAGGCCTGCCAGGCGGCAGGAGGTCTGGTTGCTCACATCGTCCACCACCTGGGCGGCCAGCGCAGGGTCAGAGGCGGGGGCAGCGCGgcaggggatgggaggagggaggagccggccggggaggggcggggcaggcACCTTCCAGTCCACGCTGTCCTCCACTCGGTAGCGGATCTGGTACTTGGCTTGGAAGAGGAAGTCCTTGAGAGCAGGCGGTGAAACCCAGCGCACGCTCAGCTGGTCCTCCAGGCCCCCGACGCGGCTCACGTGCACGTCCGGCGGGGGGTCGGTGGTCACTAGGGGGCAGGGCAGGCCTTCGTCACCGGGATCTCTTTGGACCTGGCTGGCACCCTCTGGGTCCAAGTACCAGAGCACGCGGCTTAGATGGCACCTGCTTCTATTCTCCCTCCCCCGACTTGGGACGGGTGGATTATATTAGATAATATTCGGGTAACACTCAGCACCCAGAAGCGCTCAATTAATGTTAGCTGTTATCACCACAATTATCTGTGACAGGAGAAACATAATCCTATCTTCAGGGAACTATGTAAAAAGCAGACCCTGCCTGGAtgatgatattattattattatgcccAGGAGTGCAGGGGGCCCTTAGGCTGCCAGAGCCCTGGGAAGCTCCCCTTGACACACCCCTCCACTGCCTACCTCCTGCTCCTTCCGACTTCAGCAAGGTGCAAGGGACAACTGGGACATGCCCACAGCCCCTTCAGGATTTGAGGAAATAAAGTGGGAAGCAAGAGGAGGGACTTGCTGCAAGCCTTCCAGGGATCCTTCAGGGAGTCCTTTGGGCCGCAGGAGGGCTGGCCTCTTCCCCTGAGGCCTTGGTGAGGGGCTGAAAGAGTTAAGGCACAGGCCTGCTCGGGGCTGAGAAACACCCTAATTAGATTAGGCCCAATTCTGCTCGCGGATCATCCacttcctgcctcctgcctgcaCCCCCTCTCAGCTCCAGGCTGCGGCTTCCTGGGGCGCCTCCCGACCTGGGcgccccctcccagctcccctggGCCCTCTCCCCGCACACCTGGGCTGCTGATGGGGGAGGCAGCCAGGCCAGGTGTTCTCCGCAGAGTAGGGGTATCCTGGTTgctgcagggggctggggaccAGTGGGTGGATGCCTCGCTCCTCCCATCCCCAACCAGCCTGGTCCCTGAGACCTCAGCTGAGCTGCAGCCGTGGCTGGGCCTTTGcaggcggtggggtggggggaggcctgGAGGTGAGGGTTGCAGGTGGGCCACGCTGGCCTCTGTAGGGGGCGGGGCTCACCCACATCCAGAATGTCCAGCGTCAGCACGTCAGAGCGGGCTGAGCCCAGCCTGTTCGTGGCCTCCACCCAGATCTCATAGGGCGTGAAGAGAGCCAGGTCCTTGGGGATGTGGCAGGAATGAGGTCCCACCGTGTGGTACTCCTCACACGTGTTGTCCTGCCCGTACCACCTGCAGGGACAGGCGGGGAGGAGGACACGTGAGGGGCCCCCAggcctccccagcccagcccagaagTGCAGACAGGACCCCAGAGCTCAGAGAGGGTGGCCCAGGCCACAGAGCTGGGCTGGGACATGTCACCCAAGGGCCACCACCAACCTCAGCTTGTACTTGAGGGAGTAGTTGGTGTGGAGGAAGGTTTCCCCGTGGGCCCCCGGCGTCCAGCGGCATGTCAGGTCTTTCATGTTCCTGGACCAGCAGCTGATGTTGAAGGGTTTCTCTGGGGGTACTGGGGGAGCGGGTATGGGGGCTGAGGTCTGGGCTGGCCACGGACAGGTGGAAGGGGGACTTGTTGGCTGCCAACGGGGGCCCCCCACCCTTGGAGCAGAAGGAGGATGGACAGAGTGGACGTGGGCAGTGCCACCTGCATAACTCTCTTGAGAATGGTGTATGGGCGCCTCCAGGATCTCATGCCCACCCGGGGGGCCCATGCCCCTCAACTTGTGCCAGTATACCCACTGTTCAGGCCAAGACTAGAGGGCCCATGATTCACACCCCTCTCCAGAGGGAGATGCTACCCCCAAGATCTGCCCCTGGGTGTCCACTTACGGCCAACATAGAGGCAGGAGCCGGCCAGGATGCTGCCATCGCGGGCGTGGCACACAAGGTTGTCCCCTGACTGCTGCCTGGATCCATTGAGGTTGGCCAGGGCGAGGGTCATAGTAGAGGCGTTGAGCATTCGGGAGAGCTCAGGGGGCAGGCGGCGTCCGTTGAGGGTCCAGTAGAGGCCCTCGGCGGTGGCCCCTGGGGTGTCCCCATGCACCGAGCACGTGGCCTGCAGGGAGGAGCCGATGAGGAGCGTGGGGTCCTGGGGACTGATCACAGCCGTGTCTGGGGTCAGAGAGGAACACCTGTCAGGGCTGGGATGGAGCTGCCCTGGGCCTTCCACCAGCCTAGGACCTCCAAGGCTCATGGCAGTCCTGCAAAGGAGCTGTTTATGATTGccgcccattttacagagaaggaaactgaggctcagtcagGTCAAATGACCAACCTAAGGTTGGTGGCAAAGCTGAGATTCAGCCCCAGGACTGTCTGATTCCACAATTCAGTCCTTCCAAGCCAGTTCCTTATTGACTTGCTCAGGGCTTTTTCTGATCGGTGACAAACCTCATTCAGATCCAAGGAACTCCTACTTTGCACACACTTCTGACAACCACTgcactctgctttttcttttttttcttttaaacttcattttattttttggcaattAGAAATAACAGATTTGTGTGTTCCTTCTTTGATATCCCTCAGAACCTCACACATAGTAGATGTCTCTAGGGGGAGGAAAGCACTTCCAAAAAGAGGTGCCCTACTAGAATCCTGCTGATTTTATGGATGGAAAAAAACAAGGCTCTGAGAGATCAAGGCCCTTGCCTATGGTCACCAAATAGAAGACAGGCACACTAAACCTGTATCCATGTCTCTAAAGTTCTGCTCTGCACCGCCACCAGAACTGAAGGTGGCTGTGGCAAGCTCTATGCTCCCAACCCTCATCCCAAAGATCTGGCCATTGTCATCATCCTCCCCCTCAACTCAGTTTTCctaatctgcaaaatgggaacaagAAAGCTCACAGTCCTCAGGGCCATTGGAAAGATCAGATGGGAAGTGAGTGACTTCCTAAACTGGGGTGTGTGTGAACTGGGTTCTGAGCACAGGAACCTCGGGGAGGCCATGGTTGATGCCTTTCTTCCCGACTGCCACTGGGGCAGCCCATGGCTTCTCCTTCTGAAGATTAGAATCTAAAAGGAAACTGTCTTTATCCAGGAGGAAATCAAGGCACAGAACAGGGAGTAGGGTGCCCAGTTCAAGTCCTAGATGTCGTtctaagcctcagtctccccatctgggAAATGGGCATCATGGTATTCACCACATGGGGTTGTTTGAGAAGAGTGAAAATTTTAAGGACAACTCTGTGGGACTTTTAAGCCAGGCTGACCTGGTTTCGAATGCCCTCAGCTCACTCTGGAAGTTGACCCAGTTTCTTTACGTCTCTGAGTCTTTGAGAAGCTCTCTCTCCAACAAGAGTGGTTGTAAGGattcatttgttcactcactAATTCAAGGAGCACCTACAATGCGTCAGGATCTGAGGGCACAATGGTCACCAAGACACTCAACATTCATGCTCTTGTGGGACTTGAGTCCAaggaacgtgaagtcgctcagttgtgtccgactctttgcgaccccatggactgtagcccaccaggttcctccctccatgggattcttcaggcaagagtactggagtgggttgccatttccttctccaggggatcttcccgatccagggatcaaacccgggtctcccacagtccaggcagacgctttaacctctgagccaccagggaagcccagggagcaGCAGGAAAAAGCACAAGTATCTAAAAGAACAAAcaagggagaaaataaagcaCGAATCAATGGTGGCAGCTAATTGACCCAAGAGGCCTGTCTGGGGAGGTGGCATTTGACCTGACATgtgaataaaatgaaagtgttagtcgctcagtcatgtctgactctttgtgaccccatggactgcagcccgccaggctcctctgtccatgggattctccaggaaagaacattggagtgggctgccatccccttctccaggggatcttcctgacccagggatcaaacccgggtctcctgcattgcaggcagattctttactgtctgagccaccagggaagtgcatgaAATGAAAGAAGTAGCCATGACAATATATAGAAGAGGGTGTTCAGACAGTGGAGCAGCAAGTGCAAAGATCCCAGGGTACAGGTGGTAGGAAATGAGGTCAGCAGGGGCCAGACCTTCAGAGAGGAGTTCTTCCAGAGTTGAGCAGGGGAGggatttgtgttttaaaaggatCACCAGGCAGCTGTAACAGGGGACTTCAGAGGGGACAGAGGGGCGGGGGGCAGACCAGCTTCCCTGGCAGCCAAGGACAGGGCAATCCCAGTCCCCCTGTAGGCCTCCTACATTCCAGCGGCTGCCCTGTGCTGGCCCCCAGCAGCTGCCCTGTGCTGGCTCCCCACTGCCCCACATGGGTGAGATGGGGTGGACGCAGTTCCGAGGCCGGCCCTGATGACTTTCCCGGGCAAACTTGGCTTGGAGGGCCATGTCTTGCTAGAGCCTGGGATCGCAGTTGCATTTGGGGCTTGGCCCAGGGCTCGCTGGAGGTCTCAGCGTCCGTGCGAAGGAGCCGGCTGAGCGGGCCAGAGCTGAGGAGGCGGGggtggctgggggcggggggccagGGGGCCGCCCCGGAGGTCCCAGGCAGCCAGCCGCCCGCTAATTCGGAATTCCTTAGGCATGAACTCGGGCGTGCCAGCGTCTCTGCCCCGGCCCACCCACCGCTTCCTGCCTGGGCCCCCCCAGCAGGGTGGGAGGCACGGCCAGGCCTGCCCAGACCCCAGGCCCATCCTCAACCCTCAGGGGTGGGTCCCGCCCCTCCCgtcccccacccaccaccacagCCAGGGCAGGAAGGGGGCGCTCTGGGGGTCCTGGCTGGAGGCGGGGGCAATGCCCCTCGGCCCCACCCGCCTGGCCTGGGCTGGTGTGGCCTGCCTGCCAGCAGCTGCAGCTGCCCTCCCGGGGCTGGGCGGGGGACGGGGCGAGAGGGCAAGGCCAGGCGGGCTTGGACAGGCCGGTCCCCCAACCCAAGCTCCAGCAGGAAAGGTCACAGGGAGGCCTTCTCCTGAGGATGTGGGTGCCCATCTCAGCTGGAGCACCTGGGCAATTGGCTTGCTTTctcctgttctgtttcctcctccgtAAAATGGGAGGAAAATCCATTCTACCTGCTGGGGAGATGAATGCGATGAGCTCATGATGTCGAGAGGGCCCAACACACTGAAGTGCAGAGGAGCTGTTGGGATCAGGGCCCCTCCCGGCTCTGGGGTCCTGGCTGGCTGGTGCACTCTCTCCAGTCCTCCACGAACAAAGCGCCAAGGCATTCAGCAGAACTGGGATGCATACATTCCAGCCCCGGCAAAGCAGCTGGGGACAGTCCACTGAGGTTGGGGGGGGTGGTGCCTGGCCTAGTTTGGGGGCTTCCTAGAAGGCTCCCCAAGCAGATCCCTGGGCTAGGCTTTTGgacagcaccccccaccccaccccacccccacccccatcccatgcTCCCTGCCTCCCCGCCCTTTCCCGCAGAGCTGGGgcctttaaaagttttttccTCTCCCCCTTCCCAATCTGGAGCCACTGCCGTTATTAAAAAGGAACACCATGTGTTTTAAAAGCGAAAAGTGTGAGATTCTCTGCAAGCAAGGCAGGAGGGTGGCCTCCATCCTGGGGTCCCCATCTCCTGTCCTGCTGGTACCTGCAGACACTTTACGACCTGCTCGCCTGCTGGTCAGGTGCTAAGACACACCGTAAGTAGAAACATATTGCTGAGGTGTGAGaatcttttatttaatttcttcccccttaaaggaaaaaaacacacgCACAACAATCCCACCACCACCTTTGCTTGTTGCTCTGCTGGATGGAAAACAAAGCCTGCCACTAAAGGTGGCATTCACGAGTGCTGCCCACTGCCTGGCAGAGCTGTCAGGAATCCGAGGAGGGCCTTGGGGCAGCCCCTCACCTGTCCAGGAGCCTTGGGCATGCTAGGCTTTCAGCAAGTGCCCCCAGGGCACGGGACCCTGAGCCTTCTGGAGGAGCACCGCAGGGAGCCTGCCAACAGCTCTGTGCAGTGTAGGTCCACCAGGGGAGAGGGACGTGCTCCTCCTGGTCGACTTGCGAGCCTGCATGGGGCCCTCGGGGTGACCGTGAACATCCAGGGCAGGCTGTGCCTTCGTGTGTGCCCTGTGTCGCCTCCCCCTTGGAAAGAGTGTGTGaccatgaatgtgtgtgtgtcagggatggaatgtgtgtgtgcgcgccccGATGGTGTGAGAATGTGCATCTGGGATGCAGTGTGCACGCATCCGAGGGCGAGGGTGATGGGCCACAAGCCAGTGTGAGTCTTTGTGTGTCTCTGGGTGTGTCCCAGAGTGGGTCGGGATGTGGAGACGGTGTCCTGGCCAGGGTGTGCATCGGGTGGGGGACCGGAGAGTGCCGGAGGCCAGGAGCTCCCAACAGGGTGGGGGTCTCTCGGCCTGCAGGGGTTGGGGGCTCCCGGTGactgccccccacacacacacccaggctgGGCCCACGGTGCCCGGACTCGCTGGCTCCCGCTCCCTCTCCCTCTCACCCACTCTCTCACAAAGATTTCTCTCGCTGGAGTCTCCTAGTCCGGCGCAGCGTGGCCGGGAACTGTTCTAAACGCCGCCGGTGGCGGGGACTCCGTAGAGCCCCGCGCGCAGGGTCCCGCCGGGGGAGGGCCGCGGCGCCGGCCCGCGGAGAGGCGCGTCCCCGGGGACCCCGGGCCGCGCGCCAGGCGGCCAGAGCGGCCCCCTCCCGCCCCGCCTTCCTCACGGGGCTCATCCCTCCACCCGGGGGGGCCCCGCTCAGGGCCGGCACCCAGCGCGCCTACTGCGTGCGCCCCCGCCCGGGTGCGGTGACCCGCAGTCTCCGCGACTCCAAGTCAGCAGACGCTGTCGCGTGCGCCCCCCGCGTCCGGCCGTGCAGAGGGTCCCAGGCCGCGGCTCCTCGACCCCCTGGGGCCGAGTCGGGCGTCCTCCACAGGGCAGCCCAGGTAAGAAGGCCTCGGTAGCGGAAGCCGGACCCTCGGGCCAGGGAACTTCGGCGCCGTGCGCCCCACAGGTGAGGGCGCCCCGAGGGCCGCTCCGGGGGCGCCTTCCTTTGTTCCCGGGCCATCCAGGTGGCGCCCGCGCCCCCTCCCCCCCGCGGTTGCCCCCGGGGCGCACGCTCTCGGCCCAGGCGGGAAGGAGGGAGCACGGCGCCGTGTACTCACCGGCTCCTGATCCCGCTCGCGGCGCCCCGAGGACgcagagcagcagcaggggcagcggcggcggcggccgccgcGCGGATTGGGCGGCGGGGCCCGGGCGGCCGGCGGGCATGGGGCCGGCGCTGCCGGGGGCGCGCGGCGGGAGGCGGCGAGGGGCGCGGGGCGCAGGCCGGGCGCAGGAGGGCGCGGGCCAAGCAGCCCGCACGTCGCTGGGCGCGGGCGCGGAGGCCAGAGCAAGTCTGAGCAGCCGAATTGACAAGGCGCTAATACGCCGCTggccccgcccggccccgcccccggcccggccccggGGGGGCGGCGGGCCCCGCACCGGCctccccgccgcccgcccgcccgcccgccggagGGCACCGCGAGCCCCACCCGTCCGGCCTCCGCCCCGCCGCGCACCGCACGCGCCGTTTTTCCCGCGGCCCCAAACCCCCCAACTCTACCCTTACCGACCTGGGACCTCCCTTTCCGACCCTGCCAGCTCCAGGCTCCCTACCCCCAGTCTGGGACCTGGCGGCCCCCAATCGCGTTTCCATACCCCCCGCCCACTTCCTCGCACCCAGCCCTCAGCCGTGTGTCCCTTCAGCGTCGCCTGCAACCCCTAGCCCTGGTCCGCTCCTCCCCCCCCATCCTCCGTCtcggcccccaccccagctctggccccgcccccccccccccactgaGCGGTCCCTGAGCCCCGCCTGCTCGCATCTCCAGCCCCTTTCCTCCCCGAGGGCCTAAGAGTCGCCCTCCGTCCCGCCCCACGCCCTCGGCGCGCGGGTCCCACAGGTTTTGGCCCAGCGCTCCCCCTCCCATTTCATCCCGCCTCTTCTGGTGCTCCGCGCGCGCAGCCTCGGCCCCAGGCTTTGCTGGAGGGAAGACGGAGCAAAAACTGCAAGGCTTGGAGTCCCCGGACCTCGCCCAGGCTCAGCTGTCCCCCTCGGGCGGGTCCGAGCCGGGATTCTGTGGGGGCGCCCGGGGGCCTCAGAAGGGAGTTCTCGCGTGGGCAAGAGGGGGAGAAATGGGCCCCGTGGGAAAGGAGACGGGGGCCTGCGCGGGTCCCGTGTGCGGGCAGGAGGGATCCCCCAGGAGGAGAGCGGTAAGCAGGCCCTCCCCCG is drawn from Bos mutus isolate GX-2022 chromosome 7, NWIPB_WYAK_1.1, whole genome shotgun sequence and contains these coding sequences:
- the CRLF1 gene encoding cytokine receptor-like factor 1 isoform X2, which produces MPAGRPGPAAQSARRPPPPLPLLLLCVLGAPRAGSGADTAVISPQDPTLLIGSSLQATCSVHGDTPGATAEGLYWTLNGRRLPPELSRMLNASTMTLALANLNGSRQQSGDNLVCHARDGSILAGSCLYVGLPPEKPFNISCWSRNMKDLTCRWTPGAHGETFLHTNYSLKYKLRWYGQDNTCEEYHTVGPHSCHIPKDLALFTPYEIWVEATNRLGSARSDVLTLDILDVVTTDPPPDVHVSRVGGLEDQLSVRWVSPPALKDFLFQAKYQIRYRVEDSVDWKVVDDVSNQTSCRLAGLKPGTVYFVQVRCNPFGIYGSKKAGIWSEWSHPTAASTPRSERPGPGGGACEPRGGEPSSGPVRRELKQFLGWLKKHAYCSNLSFRLYDQWRAWMQKSHKTRNQDEGILSSGRRGAARGPAR
- the CRLF1 gene encoding cytokine receptor-like factor 1 isoform X1; protein product: MPAGRPGPAAQSARRPPPPLPLLLLCVLGAPRAGSGADTAVISPQDPTLLIGSSLQATCSVHGDTPGATAEGLYWTLNGRRLPPELSRMLNASTMTLALANLNGSRQQSGDNLVCHARDGSILAGSCLYVGLPPEKPFNISCWSRNMKDLTCRWTPGAHGETFLHTNYSLKYKLRWYGQDNTCEEYHTVGPHSCHIPKDLALFTPYEIWVEATNRLGSARSDVLTLDILDVVTTDPPPDVHVSRVGGLEDQLSVRWVSPPALKDFLFQAKYQIRYRVEDSVDWKVVDDVSNQTSCRLAGLKPGTVYFVQVRCNPFGIYGSKKAGIWSEWSHPTAASTPRSERPGPGGGACEPRGGEPSSGPVRRELKQFLGWLKKHAYCSNLSFRLYDQWRAWMQKSHKTRNQHRTRGSCPRADGARREVLPDKL